GAGTTTGACCACTACGCCGCCGACGTTTCCCGCACCATTCCCGTCTCCGGCAAATTTACACCCGAACAGCGGAAAATCTACGAAATCGTTTTGAGAGCGCAAAAAGCCGCCATGGCCAAAATCAAGCCGGGCGCATACGTACGGGAAGACGTTCACGCGGAAGCCAAACGGGTGATCGAGGAGGCGGGGTACGGGGAATACTTCATCCACGGCACCAGCCATTTCATCGGACTGGACGTACACGATGTCGGCGATTACGGCAGCCCGCTTAAAGCGGGGATGGTCATTTCCGTCGAGCCGGGGATTTACATCCCCGAAACGGGAATCGGTGTGCGCATCGAGGATGACGTTCTGGTCACCAAGACGGGTTACCGGCTTTTAACCGGACATATTCCGAGGGAAACGGACGAAATTGAAAAACTCATGTCCGGGAAATAAGCTTATATTTGTTCCGGGATGAGCGGGCCGGATTTTGCGCACTACAAAATCCTGAAAAAATTGGGGGCCGGCGGTATGGGCGAAGTCCATCTGGCGGAGGACACCAGGCTCGGCCGCAAGGTCGCCCTCAAGTTTCTTCCCCTTGGAACGTCCGTAGACCCGGAGGCCAAACAGCGTTTTCTGCACGAAGCCCGGACGGCCGCGGCTTTGAATCACCCGAATATTGTCACCATCTACGAGGTCGGGGAGTTTGGCGACCGATCCTACATTGCAATGGAGTACGTGGAGGGGCGCTCGCTTAAGGATATAATCGTTGTCGAGGGGCTGCCGATGGAGCGAGTACTGGAATTGGGGGTGCAAATCGCCGAAGGTTTGGCCAAGGCTCACCAAGCCGGCATCGTGCACTGCGACATCAAGTCGGACAATATCTTGGTGAACGCAGACGGACAAGCCAAAATTTTGGATTTCGGTTTGGCCCAGCTTAAGGGGGTCTCCGGCCTCGGCCCCGAAACTTCGGCCGGAACGCCAGGGTATATGTCCCCCGAGCAGGCGGAAGGGGGAGAACTCGATTTTCGCACCGACCTCTTTTCGTTTGGGATAGTTTTGTATGAAATGGTCACCTCCCGCCTACCCTTCAGCGGAGCCCACCCGGCAGCCGTGGTGTATGCCATTTTGAATGAAAAACCGCTACCCCTGAGCCGGTTTCGGCCGGAAAGCCCATCTTCTCTCCAATCCGTCGTGGAGCGGACATTGGCTAAAGACCGGGACAAACGCTTTTCCTCCGCTGCCGAGCTGGCTTCCGCGCTCCGGGATTGCCAAAGGGAATTGGTGGAACCGAGAAGCGGGAAAAAAGATAAACAGTCGGTGGCCGTTCTGTATTTCGACAATTTGAGCCAGGACCCGGACAGCGATTACTTCTGCGCCGGAATGACGGAGGATATTATCACCGACTTGTCCAAAATTGAAAGCATCCGGGTCGCTTCACGCAATGCCGTTTTGCCCTTCAAGGACAAGCCGGTCAATGTCCTGGAGCTGGGAAAAAACCTCGCTTTGGATGCCGTTTTGCAGGGGAGTTTGCGTCGGTTTGGAAACCGCATCCGGATTTCCGCGCAGCTTATTGACGCCCGGGAGGGTTTCAACCTGTGGGCAGAGCGCTACGACCGGGAACTGACGGAAATTTTTGTATTGCAGGAGGAGATAGCCAAAAACATCGCCGGGGCCTTGAGAATACGGCTCTCCAATCAGGATGAGCAAAAAATAGCCCTGAAGTACAAAGGAAACCTTGAGGCGTACGACAATTATCTTAAAGGGCGGAATTACTTCTACAAGTACACCAAACAGGATTTGCTTATCGCCATACAGATGTTTAGAAAGGCCCTGGATATTGACCCCGACTATGCTTTGGCATACGCCGGACTGGCCGACAGCTACGTGCAGATGATCGACCGTTATTACGAAACGGATAAAGGAATATTAAGAAAAGCAGAGGAGGCCGCTCAAAAGGCGTTGGCCATCGACCCCTTATGTGCCGAAGCCTATAAATCGCTGGGGCTGATTTATTACAAAGAATGGCGTTTCCGAAAAGCCAAGGAGCAGTTTTTGAAAGCTCTCGAATTGAAACCGAGTTTCGCAGCGGCCCGTTCCAATCTCGCGAGCACCTACATATATCTTGGCGAATTTGAACGGGCGGAGCGGGAATATCTACGTGCCTACGAGGAGGATCCTTCGCTAACCTTCGTGCTTTGGCTTCTTGCGCGGTTGTACCTGAGCCTGAACCG
This genomic window from Verrucomicrobiia bacterium contains:
- a CDS encoding protein kinase codes for the protein MSGPDFAHYKILKKLGAGGMGEVHLAEDTRLGRKVALKFLPLGTSVDPEAKQRFLHEARTAAALNHPNIVTIYEVGEFGDRSYIAMEYVEGRSLKDIIVVEGLPMERVLELGVQIAEGLAKAHQAGIVHCDIKSDNILVNADGQAKILDFGLAQLKGVSGLGPETSAGTPGYMSPEQAEGGELDFRTDLFSFGIVLYEMVTSRLPFSGAHPAAVVYAILNEKPLPLSRFRPESPSSLQSVVERTLAKDRDKRFSSAAELASALRDCQRELVEPRSGKKDKQSVAVLYFDNLSQDPDSDYFCAGMTEDIITDLSKIESIRVASRNAVLPFKDKPVNVLELGKNLALDAVLQGSLRRFGNRIRISAQLIDAREGFNLWAERYDRELTEIFVLQEEIAKNIAGALRIRLSNQDEQKIALKYKGNLEAYDNYLKGRNYFYKYTKQDLLIAIQMFRKALDIDPDYALAYAGLADSYVQMIDRYYETDKGILRKAEEAAQKALAIDPLCAEAYKSLGLIYYKEWRFRKAKEQFLKALELKPSFAAARSNLASTYIYLGEFERAEREYLRAYEEDPSLTFVLWLLARLYLSLNRFSEAENYIQKVFDSGESSFHLEIGYYLLSRTYFYQGQSEKALHYLQKYVEVEPNEPFGDSAMASLYAALGQPDRARVKIADTLKNAPWDEDIIENLILAFWFLGEKENFYEWIRKGTAENKIVWVFLERNPLLEKARSEPLFQELLRLLKVKTMGEMV